AGATTTTTACCCATCCATTTATCCACAATCCCCATGCACCCATCGGTTTTGTGATTAACTGCATCGTGTTTTATTTTTTTGCAGCACCGGTCGAAAAAGCATTTGGCTCAATCCGATTTTTAATCCTTTTTTATTTTTCCGCCTTCGGTGGTGCCTTATGCGGCCTTGCCTTCAGCAGCGTGTCTGGTTTTAATGCACCATTTATGGGCATGTTGCCAGGTTTGTTATCCCTGATAGTTGTTTTTGGATTGTTAAACACCGAAGCTACGATCTTGCTGATGTTTATTTTACCCATAAAAGCAAAATATCTCAGCTACGGGACTGCTTTAATGACCCTTTTGACCTTTTTAGCCAAAGCCAACCCATACGGTCCATATCATCTCGGCGGGATTCTTTGCGGCTATATCTATTTTAAAGGACCCAAAACGCTGTTTGATCCTAATTTAATCTATTTAAAATATCTCCAATGGCAACTAAAGAAAAAACGATCCAAATTCAGGGTAATCAGTAATGATGACAAAAAGGATGATGACAAAAGAACTTATCATTGACGGCTTTGGAATATCTGTTCGCTTATCTTGATTCCTTTTTTCAGGTTTTATAATAACGTTGTCATAATAATCGAAAAGCGGGGTAGCTTTTGAGGATTTAAAGGCACATCCATCAGCACCCCGCATGCTTGCATATAAAGAAAAAATTAAGGATTTTTTTGATAACGTGGGACTTGAGCATAACTGCGGCCATAACGTCGTGAGGACCGTCCCGGCCGTTTCCGGCTTCTCCAGCACGATACGGGGGGATGCCGGTGCGTTTTGGCAGAAATATCTGAAACTACCATTTTACATTTTCATTGAAGTCAGTGGCAGCCCTGGCTGACCCTGAGGCGTTATGTTCCCGGGAGGAATCAGAATGAAGCAGCTGGCCGTTTTAATACTCATTTTGCTTGTTACAATCTCGTTTTCCGGATGTGGTATCCCTGATCTTCCTGGCCCCATCGGAATCCCTGGACTTTAGAAAAAATCCCATAGCGTACGCAAGGGGGACAGGTCTCAACATTGATAAAAAATCGGGGGTAGGAAATGGATATCAAATCCATGGTTAAATTTATCCACACAGCAGATATACATCTCGATAGCCCGTTAAAAGGCCTTGAGGCGCATGAAGATGCGCCTGTTGAGCAGATTCGCGGGGCGACGAGGCGGGCCTTTGATAATCTGATTGACCTGGCTATAGAAGAGGAGGTTGATTTTATCCTCATTGCGGGTGATCTTTATGATGGTGATTGGAAGGACTACAACACCGGCCTTTTTTTCGCTGATCGGATGGGCCGATTGTCCAGGGCCGGGATCAAAGTTTTCATTGTTTCGGGAAATCACGATGCGGCCAGTCAGATCACCAGGGCCATGTCCTTGCCTGGCAATGTAACGCTTTTTTCTCCCCGAAAACCCCAGTCTGTAAAGCTTGATGACTTTGGTGTCATCATCCATGGCCAGAGCTATTCTTTTCGCTCAGTGACTGAGAACCTTGCCATCCAGTACCCTCAGAACGATCCCAGCTATTTTAATATCGGCCTGCTTCATACATCCCTGACGGGCCGGGAGGGGCATGAGGATTACGCGCCCTGCACGCTGGATGAACTGAAGTCAAAAGGTTATGACTATTGGGCCCTGGGCCATGTCCACAACCGGGAAATCGTTTCTGAAGACCCATGGATTGTCTTTCCAGGTAATATCCAGGGCCGCCATATCAAAGAAACCGGAGTCAAGGGCGCCACGCTGGTGACAGTAGAGGATGGGCGTATTACTGAGGTGAAAGCGCATGCGCTTGAAGTGCTGCGCTGGGCCACCTGTCAGGTGGATCTGTCTGAGTGCGAGACCTTAGATAGTGTTTGTGATGCGGTTCGGGAGGCCTTTGAACAAGAACTTGACCAGGCGGACGGCAAGGCCCTGGCCCTGCGTCTGGTTTTGACTGGAAAATGTCCGGTTCATGCCCAATTGTTTGATCGGACAGTGCAGTGGACCGAGGAATTCAGAGGCATTGCCGCCGGACTCGGTAACCTGTGGCTGGAAAAGGTGAAGTTTCAGACAAACCGTAAGGTGAGTCTTGAGGAAATCTTTGGCGAGGATACGCCAATTGCCGGTCTGCTGCAATCCATTCAACTTCTGAAACTCGATGGCGATACCCTCCTGGGCCTGGTGCCGGAGTTGTCTGTCTTGAAAAGTAAATTACCGGCTGAGATCCACAGCGGCGATGAGCCCTTTCTTGATCCATCTCCTGACAAAATCGCAGAGCTGCGAACTGATATGCAGGAACTTTTGATCGCCAAACTTCTTCAGCATGGAGGTGTCAGATGAGACTGAAGCGTATCAATCTGAAGGCCTTTGGTCCTTTCACTGACCGGATATTGGATTTTAACTCCGAGGCGCCTGGCCTTCACATTATTTTTGGTCCGAACGAGGCCGGGAAAAGCAGTTCACTTCGGGCGCTCAAGGCCCTGCTGTATGGATTTCCTCAACAGACGCCTGATAATTTCCTTCACAACTATGATCAACTTCTGGTAGGCGGCTGTCTTGAAAACAGTGCCGGAGAAGAAATTGTCTTTCAACGTCGGAAAAAACGTATTGGCGATGTGCTTGATGAGGCGGGTAATCCTCTTGATCTGGGTGTCTTAGCTCCATTTCTACACGGCGTTGAACCGGAAATTTTTGAATCCCTCTACGGCATTGATCATGACATTCTGGTGCGTGGCGGTGAAGACATTCTTGCTCAGAAGGGTGCGGTGGGCCAGGCGCTTTTTGCCGCTGGCGCAGGCATCTCCTCACTGCGGGAGGTCATTGATCAGCTTGAAAAAGAGGCGACCGGTCTGTTCAAGTCGGCAGGCCAACTGCCTGAGATCAACAAGGCGGTTAAAAGATTCAAGGAACTGCAGAAAGAGGCCAGGGCGGCCAGCCTTTCTTCTAGGGAGTGGAAAGATCATCAAAAAGCCCTGAAAAATGCTGAGGCTGAGCGGGCCGGTTTAGAAAAAGAGCGGGATTATAAGAATACAGAGTCGAATCGTCTGGATCGCTTGAAACAGGCCATTCCTGAGATGGCCTCTTTGAAATCCTGGCAGGACCAGCTGCTGGCCCTGGGCGAGATTATTCCCCTGAACCCTGGTTTTGCTGAAATGTACCGGCAGGTCAGCCAAAAAATGGGCGAGGCCAGGCAGCAATTACAGAGAGATACTGACCGCCAGGGAAAACTTGAAGAAAAGCGCCAGGCCATCTCGTTTAATAAGGAGCTGCTGAACCAGGCAGAGCGAGTGGATGATTTTCATCAGCGTCTGGGTGAATACCGCAAAGGTCAGAAGGACAAACCGGAAAGAAATGGTATGCGGATCAGCCTCCGCAGAGAGGCGGCCGGCTTGCTGCAGCAGGTGCGGCCGGATTTGAATCTGGAAGCGGTGGAGATGCTGCGGTCGGTGTTATCCAAGAAAAGAACTGTGCAGGCATTAAGCTCCCAATATGAGGCAATAAACCAGCAGCTTACGCTGGGGCAGAAGCAGAGCAAGGCAGCAGCGCAGGAGCGTAAGGATGTAGAAAAAGGCCTGGCTGCAATAGCCGGGGTCAGGGAGTCTTATCTCCTTCTTCAGGCCGTGAAGCTGGCGCAAAAGCTTGGAGATGTTGATGCACAGCTCCAACAGGGTATAAATGCCGTTGAACTGAACAAAAAAGAATGCCTTGCAACGCTCAAGCGGATTGGCCTCTGGTCTGGTGATTTGGTCGCACTCATGGAACTTACTCTGCCGCTTTCAGAAACCGTGCAGCAGTTTGAAAATAGTTACAGCCAGATTGCGGATGAAAAACGTGAGATTGAAAAGGATCGTAAAAAGTATGAGAAGGAGCTGAAAAACGCTCGGGCTGAAATTAAAAAGGTAGCGTATGTGGGCGAAGTTCCTTCAGAGGAGGCGTTGGCCCGGACCCGTGAAAAACGGGAGCAGGGCTGGCAGCTTTTGCGGCGGCAGTGGCTTGATCAGGAGGATGTGAACGAAGAGACTCTGTCCTATGATCCTGAACAGCCGCTTCCCGAGGCCTATGAGGGATATGTGGGGCAGGCGGATCTTATTGCCGACCGGCTGCGTCGAGAAGCTGACCGGGTAGCCAATGCAGCGGCCTTTCGGTCCCGGGTTGAGACCCTGCAAGAGACCCTGGCAGAGAATGACAGAGATAAAGAAGCGTTTGATCTGCGAGCACGATCGCTTTATGAAGACTGGAATCGATTATGGCAACCTGTTGGAATTACCCCGCTATCCCCAAAGGAAATGAGTGGTTGGCTGGCTGAAATGGATAAACTCCGCTTCAAGGTGGGGGATATTTTCAAAAAGGAGCAGGAAATCGGACGGGATTTAAAGCGGAGGAGAGAGCTTAAGCAGGCAGTACAAAAAGAGCTTAACGCCATGGGAGAAGAGGGAACGCCTGCCGGTGAAACGCTGGGTCCTGTTCTGATTTTGGCGGAGACAGTCCTGGAGAGGATTGCTGGCCAGAAGACGGAATTTGAAAAATTAAAAGAGCGGCAGAAAAAAGCGCAAAAATCTTTTCAGCAGGCAGAGGACGATCTTAAAAATGCGCAGGAGGCCCTGTCCAGGTGGCAGGAGCAGTGGCGAAAGGCACTTTTGGGTTTGGGACTTAAGAACGAGGTTTCCACGCTTGAAGCCATTGACCTTATTGAGACCCTGCAGAGCTGCTTTGACAAATTGAAAGAGGCAGATGATCTTAAAAAACGCATTGACGGCATTGACCGGGATGCGGCTGAATTTGAAAAGGAGGTTAAAGCCCTGCTTGAGAAGGTGGCCCCTGACATGCCGACCTTGCCTGCGGACCAGGCAGTTCTGCAATTGCGGACCATGCTCAGCCATGCACAGAAGGACGGCACCCTGTATGATAAACTTTCTGAGGAGTTAGAATCGCTGCAGGAAGAGGTTTCTGTGGCCAAAAAAACATTGCAAAGTGCAA
The sequence above is drawn from the Desulfobacterales bacterium genome and encodes:
- a CDS encoding DNA repair exonuclease, whose amino-acid sequence is MDIKSMVKFIHTADIHLDSPLKGLEAHEDAPVEQIRGATRRAFDNLIDLAIEEEVDFILIAGDLYDGDWKDYNTGLFFADRMGRLSRAGIKVFIVSGNHDAASQITRAMSLPGNVTLFSPRKPQSVKLDDFGVIIHGQSYSFRSVTENLAIQYPQNDPSYFNIGLLHTSLTGREGHEDYAPCTLDELKSKGYDYWALGHVHNREIVSEDPWIVFPGNIQGRHIKETGVKGATLVTVEDGRITEVKAHALEVLRWATCQVDLSECETLDSVCDAVREAFEQELDQADGKALALRLVLTGKCPVHAQLFDRTVQWTEEFRGIAAGLGNLWLEKVKFQTNRKVSLEEIFGEDTPIAGLLQSIQLLKLDGDTLLGLVPELSVLKSKLPAEIHSGDEPFLDPSPDKIAELRTDMQELLIAKLLQHGGVR
- a CDS encoding rhomboid family intramembrane serine protease, whose translation is MAPYRTGTSFGFGSNLTRLGKRLLIIYSVIYVLELLFENWLKIPIAALLQIYPASSDSFHIWQIFTHPFIHNPHAPIGFVINCIVFYFFAAPVEKAFGSIRFLILFYFSAFGGALCGLAFSSVSGFNAPFMGMLPGLLSLIVVFGLLNTEATILLMFILPIKAKYLSYGTALMTLLTFLAKANPYGPYHLGGILCGYIYFKGPKTLFDPNLIYLKYLQWQLKKKRSKFRVISNDDKKDDDKRTYH
- a CDS encoding AAA family ATPase, coding for MRLKRINLKAFGPFTDRILDFNSEAPGLHIIFGPNEAGKSSSLRALKALLYGFPQQTPDNFLHNYDQLLVGGCLENSAGEEIVFQRRKKRIGDVLDEAGNPLDLGVLAPFLHGVEPEIFESLYGIDHDILVRGGEDILAQKGAVGQALFAAGAGISSLREVIDQLEKEATGLFKSAGQLPEINKAVKRFKELQKEARAASLSSREWKDHQKALKNAEAERAGLEKERDYKNTESNRLDRLKQAIPEMASLKSWQDQLLALGEIIPLNPGFAEMYRQVSQKMGEARQQLQRDTDRQGKLEEKRQAISFNKELLNQAERVDDFHQRLGEYRKGQKDKPERNGMRISLRREAAGLLQQVRPDLNLEAVEMLRSVLSKKRTVQALSSQYEAINQQLTLGQKQSKAAAQERKDVEKGLAAIAGVRESYLLLQAVKLAQKLGDVDAQLQQGINAVELNKKECLATLKRIGLWSGDLVALMELTLPLSETVQQFENSYSQIADEKREIEKDRKKYEKELKNARAEIKKVAYVGEVPSEEALARTREKREQGWQLLRRQWLDQEDVNEETLSYDPEQPLPEAYEGYVGQADLIADRLRREADRVANAAAFRSRVETLQETLAENDRDKEAFDLRARSLYEDWNRLWQPVGITPLSPKEMSGWLAEMDKLRFKVGDIFKKEQEIGRDLKRRRELKQAVQKELNAMGEEGTPAGETLGPVLILAETVLERIAGQKTEFEKLKERQKKAQKSFQQAEDDLKNAQEALSRWQEQWRKALLGLGLKNEVSTLEAIDLIETLQSCFDKLKEADDLKKRIDGIDRDAAEFEKEVKALLEKVAPDMPTLPADQAVLQLRTMLSHAQKDGTLYDKLSEELESLQEEVSVAKKTLQSANEQMDELLRIAKCEKPEALPSVIGKFTEYQRLQEKISDTEAILARIGAGVPLEALSRQAAEVNADELPGLIESLRRDIEERINPEINKISQTIGEKNTRLAAMDGSARAAETVEEMEQELARIRRLAERYALLKLAAKILQQEVERYREEHQDPVLKIASGYFNDLTMGSFASLRTDVNDKGEPVLVGVRPDNLRLTVEKMSSGTRDQLFLALRLATLEWRLETSEPMPFIVDDVLINFDDDRSMATLTVLADLSKKNQVILFTHHRQIVEAANRIKRGDVIQIHEL